The following coding sequences lie in one Glycine soja cultivar W05 chromosome 16, ASM419377v2, whole genome shotgun sequence genomic window:
- the LOC114390151 gene encoding uncharacterized protein LOC114390151 — protein sequence MVLIKSNLDESEFSKFHSNVKHWDIVGITGHWVSSILLEHLRWLLLQHRTALGSMYLDGQLGKTIASPPMSPRGVRQLSFSVKSLLEKLQNSSQVGVIHWLFKRTA from the exons ATGGTGCTCAT TAAATCAAACTTGGATGAGTCTGAATTTTCCAAATTCCATTCTAACGTGAAACATTGGGACATAGTTGGTATCACTGGCCACTGGGTTTCTAG TATTCTGCTGGAACACCTGAGGTGGCTTTTGTTGCAACATCGAACAGCTCTAGGATCAATGTATTTAGATGGTCAATTGGGGAAAACAATTGCATCGCCTCCAATGTCTCCTCGAGGAGTTAGACAGCTCTCTTTCTCCGTCAAATCATTGCTTGAGAAATTGCAGAATTCATCACAAGTAGGTGTTATACATTGGCTCTTCAAAAGGACAGCCTGA